The following are encoded together in the Marmota flaviventris isolate mMarFla1 chromosome 18, mMarFla1.hap1, whole genome shotgun sequence genome:
- the LOC117794839 gene encoding LOW QUALITY PROTEIN: zinc finger protein 875-like (The sequence of the model RefSeq protein was modified relative to this genomic sequence to represent the inferred CDS: inserted 1 base in 1 codon), whose translation MPYVYTEWGPSFSSMSVLIKNPRTHPGEKPYVCRECGRGFTWNQXLITHQRTHSGEKPYVCKDCGRGFTWKSNLFTHQRTHSGVKPFMCKECGQSFTLKSNLVTHQRAHTGEKPYVCKECGHGFRQHSHLIRHKRTHSGEKPYVCGECEQSFSLKSHLLRHLRTHTGEKPYICAECGRHFSWKSNLKTHQRTHSGVRPYVCLECGQCFSLKSNLNKHQRSHTGEKPFICTECGQGFTRKSTLIIHQRTHSGEKPFVCRECGRGFNDKSTLISQQRTHSGEKPFMCRDCSRRFRQKPNLFRHKRTHSGGKPHVCRECGQGFSWQSHLIRYQRSHSGEKPYVCRKCGVF comes from the exons ATGCCGTACGTGTACACAGAGTGGGGACCAAGCTTCAGCAGTATGTCTGTCCTTATCAAAAACCCAAGGACACACCCTGGAGAAAAGCCTTATGTGTGCAGGGAATGTGGGAGAGGATTTACCTGGAATC ACCTCATCACACACCAGAGAACACACTCAGGAGAGAAACCTTATGTGTGTAAGGATTGTGGACGAGGCTTTACTTGGAAATCAAACCTCTTCACACATCAGCGAACACACTCAGGAGTCAAGCCTTTCATGTGCAAGGAATGTGGGCAGAGCTTTACCCTAAAGTCAAACCTAGTCACACATCAGAGGGcacacactggggagaagccttATGTTTGCAAGGAATGTGGGCATGGCTTTCGCCAGCATTCCCACCTCATCAGACATAAAAGGACACATTCAGGAGAAAAGCCTTATGTTTGCGGAGAGTGTGAACAAAGTTTTAGTCTGAAGTCCCACCTCCTCAGACACTTAAGGACACATACAGGAGAGAAACCTTACATATGCGCAGAATGTGGGCGTCACTTTAGCTGGAAATCAAACCTCAAGACACACCAGAGGACTCACTCAGGAGTTAGACCTTATGTGTGCTTAGAGTGTGGGCAATGCTTTAGCCTGAAGTCAAACCTCAACAAACACCAGAGATCACACACAGGGGAGAAGCCTTTTATATGCACAGAGTGTGGGCAAGGCTTTACCAGGAAGTCAACCCTCATTATACACCAGAGGACACACTCTGGGGAAAAGCCATTTGTATGCAGGGAGTGTGGGCGAGGCTTTAATGATAAGTCAACCTTGATTTCACAACAGAGGACACACTCAGGGGAAAAGCCTTTCATGTGCAGAGATTGTAGCAGAAGGTTTAGGCAGAAGCCAAACCTATTTAGGCATAAGAGGACACACTCGG GGGGGAAGCCTCACGTGTGCAGGGAGTGCGGGCAGGGCTTTAGCTGGCAGTCACACCTCATTAGATACCAGAGGAGCCATTCAGGAGAGAAACCTTATGTTTGCAGGAAATGTGGGGTGTTTTAG